One genomic region from Ochotona princeps isolate mOchPri1 chromosome 5, mOchPri1.hap1, whole genome shotgun sequence encodes:
- the LOC131480360 gene encoding FXYD domain-containing ion transport regulator 4-like — protein MERGIWALLLALSSLPALEANDLQDEDSPFHYDWESLQLGGMIIVGLLCILGLALALSGKCKRKSSNSPLPEKAKPLITPGSAQNC, from the coding sequence ATGGAACGAGGGATCTGGGCCCTTCTCCTGGCACTATCAAGCCTGCCTGCCTTGGAAGCCAATGACCTGCAGGATGAGGACAGTCCATTTCACTATGACTGGGAAAGCCTGCAGTTGGGCGGGATGATCATCGTGGGGCTCCTGTGCATCCTTGGCTTAGCCTTGGCCCTGAGTGGCAAGTGCAAGCGCAAAAGCAGTAACAGCCCCTTACCTGAGAAAGCCAAGCCACTCATTACTCCAGGTTCCGCCCAAAACTGCTGA